Proteins encoded by one window of Aphidius gifuensis isolate YNYX2018 linkage group LG2, ASM1490517v1, whole genome shotgun sequence:
- the LOC122849400 gene encoding eukaryotic translation initiation factor 3 subunit A-like — protein MFNISEFIEVGKPARALDTLQEVFRNKKWTYSWPESVLEPIMFKYLDLCVDLKKSHIAKEGLFQYRNMFQSVNVGSLENVIRGYLRMAEEKTDNARKQSQQAVVDIDDLDMLATPESILLSAVSGEDAQDRSDRTILTPWVKFLWESYCQCLELLRTNAHVETLYHDIARMAFQFCLEYNRKTEFRKLCEKLRKHLEEICKLPQLVSNVSMNKSETQQLNLETRLIQLDSAIQMELWQEAYKATEDIHGLMNLAKKQPVPKTMANYYQKLAMVFWKAGNFLFHAAALLKLFQLSREMKKNMSPEEQQRMANRVLLATLSIPLPSAHPEFDRFIETDKSPLEKAQKLAVLLGLNQPPTRASLLRDIVRLNVVNLASPQLQDLYSWLEVDFHPLELCSRVHSVIQTLQVDETSPLAQYVNALQDVTLVRLVHQVSQVYQIIHFSRLLELAKFTDAFHLERLLVDCVRYNDMQIRIDHGKRCINFGVDLSEAQREDHPDGPVLQAMPSEQIRCQLVNMATVLHRAINVINPNKRKQEREKLRAQMVALYHETKNKDHHRILERQVIIEQRKEYIERVNTIREEEELRRHEELARQQALAEQKRLEQEREERERKRQQSEIQQIKDRHLKEKMQQISQTSHGQKVLKKLDEDEIKKLDAEQIAAREAEELQKERRELQQKLKSQEKKVDYLERAKRIEEIPLLEKAVEKKMELAKQLWEQQEQERIAAAIEERNQAVLTRERMLHMKPNADEFLADILATRRNIYEEKLREFNIRLNEERIKRLADRRIQRRAERKAKAEKERAEAAERKRLEELRIKEEEEKKRMEEERAIREEEEKIRRAAFEAEEAERLAKLEKQAEIKRAKEALIEKKLEEEKRKLAMIDNDGDPRWRRGGGGGGGYRDRNRDTIADRDGDETKSVTTSSSWRSEPRAEIKQKDDEDKKRRPEEERKWSNDRYNKDKDDGFERSDRPPQSRGGGGSSMGGWRRGGDDRRDDRRDDRGSQRRMAGGPRDDDRSKPQRSSGPSDWRTRDQQQPQQQEIRREIPKREEREEQPKRDEPPREAPEDDGGWSKVSNKR, from the exons atgtttAATATTTCAGAGTTTATTGAGGTGGGTAAACCGGCAAGGGCTTTGGATACTCTTCAAGAAGTATTTCGTAATAAAAAATGGACATACAGCTGGCCCGAGTCGGTTCTCGAACCAATAATGTTCAAGTACTTAGATTTATgtgtagatttaaaaaaatcacacattgCTAAAGAAGGTTTATTTCAATATAGAAATATGTTTCAATCAGTTAATGTTGGAAGTTTAGAAAATGTTATTCGTGGTTATTTACGTATGGCTGAAGAAAAAACTGATAATGCTAGAAAACAAAGTCAACAAGCTGttgttgatattgatgatcTTGATATGCTTGCAACACCAGAAAGTATATTGCTATCAGCAGTTAGTGGTGAAGATGCACAAGATCGTAGTGATCGTACAATCTTAACACCATgggttaaatttttatgggaatcATATTGTCAATGTCTTGAATTATTACGTACAAATGCACATGTTGAAACATTGTATCATGATATTGCAAGAATGGCATTTCAATTTTGTTTAGAATACAATCGTAAAACTGAATTTCGTaaattatgtgaaaaattACGTAAACATTTAGAAGAAATATGTAAATTACCACAATTAGTATCAAATGTATCAATGAATAAATCTGAAACTCAACAACTTAATTTAGAAACACGTTTAATACAATTAGACTCAGCAATACAAATGGAATTATGGCAAGAGGCATATAAAGCAACTGAAGATATTCATGGTTTAATGAATCTTGCTAAAAAACAACCAGTACCAAAAACAATggcaaattattatcaaaaattagctATGGTATTTTGGAAAGCTGgtaactttttatttcatgctgctgcattattaaaattatttcaattatcacgtgaaatgaaaaaaaatatgtcaccAGAAGAACAACAAAGAATGGCTAATCGTGTATTACTAGCAACATTATCAATACCATTACCATCAGCTCATCCTGAATTTGATCGTTTTATTGAAACAGATAAAAGTCCATTAGAAAAAGCTCAAAAATTAGCTGTATTATTGGGTTTAAATCAACCACCAACACGTGCATCATTATTACGTGATATTGTACGTTTAAATGTTGTTAATTTAGCATCACCACAATTACAAGACCTATATTCATGGCTTGAAGTTGATTTTCATCCATTGGAATTATGCTCAAGAGTACATTCTGTTATTCAAACATTACAAGTTGATGAAACAAGTCCATTGGCACAATATGTTAATGCACTTCAAGATGTTACACTTGTACGTCTTGTACATCAAGTATCAcaagtttatcaaataatacatttttcacGTTTACTTGAATTGGCTAAATTCACTGATGCATTTCATCTTGAACGTTTACTTGTTGATTGTGTACGTTATAATGATATGCAAATTAGAATTGATCATGGTAAACGTTGTATTAATTTTGGTGTTGATTTAAGTGAAGCACAACGTGAAGATCATCCAGATGGTCCTGTATTACAAGCTATGCCATCAGAACAAATACGTTGTCAATTAGTTAATATGGCAACTGTATTACATCGTGctattaatgttattaatcCAAATAAACGTAAACAAGAACGTGAAAAATTACGTGCACAAATGGTTGCACTTTATCatgaaactaaaaataaagatcATCATCGTATTCTTGAAAGACAAGTTATTATTGAACAACGTAAAGAATATATTGAACGTGTTAATACAATACgtgaagaagaagaattaCGTCGTCATGAAGAATTAGCACGTCAACAAGCATTGGCTGAACAAAAACGTCTTGAACAAGAACGTGAAGAACGTGAACGTAAACGTCAACAAAGTgaaatacaacaaataaaagatcgtcatttaaaagaaaaaatgcaACAAATATCACAAACAAGCCATGGACAAAAAGTCcttaaaaaacttgatgaagatgaaattaaaaaattagatgctGAACAAATTGCAGCAAGAGAAGCTGAAGAATTACAAAAAGAAAGACGTGAATTACAACAAAAACTTAaatcacaagaaaaaaaagttgattattTAGAAAGAGCTAAACGTATTGAAGAAATTCCATTACTTGAAAaagctgttgaaaaaaaaatggaacttGCTAAACAACTTTGGGaacaacaagaacaagaaCGTATTGCTGCTGCAATTGAAGAACGTAATCAAGCTGTTTTAACACGTGAACGTATGTTACATATGAAACCAAATGCTGATGAATTTTTAGCTGATATATTAGCAACAAgaagaaatatttatgaagaaaaattacgtgaatttaatattagatTAAATGAAGAACGTATTAAACGTCTAGCTGATCGTAGAATACAAAGAAGAGCTGAACGTAAAGCTAAAGCTGAAAAAGAAAGAGCTGAAGCTGCTGAAAGAAAACGTCTTGAAGAATTACGtattaaagaagaagaagaaaaaaaacgcaTGGAAGAAGAACGTGCTATTcgtgaagaagaagaaaaaataagaagagcTGCATTTGAAGCTGAAGAAGCTGAAAGACTAGctaaattagaaaaacaagCTGAAATTAAACGTGCTAAAGAAGCATTAATTGAAAAGAaacttgaagaagaaaaacgtAAATTGGCCATGATTGATAATGATGGTGATCCACGTTGGAGAcgtggtggaggtggtggtggtggttatCGTGATCGTAATCGTGATACAATTGCTGATCGTGATGGTGATGAAACAAAAAGTGttacaacatcatcatcatggcGTTCAGAGCCAAGAGctgaaattaaacaaaaagatgatgaagataaaaaacGTCGACCTGAAGAAGAACGTAAATGGTCAAATGATCGTTATAACAAGGACAAAGATGATGGGTTTGAAAGATCTGATCGTCCTCCACAAAGtcgtggtggtggtggtagcaGTATGGGTGGTTGGAGACGTGGTGGTGATGATCGTCGTGATGATAGACGTGATGATCGTGGATCCCAAAGAAGAATGGCTGGTGGACCACGTGATGACGATAGATCTAAACCCCAACGATCATCTGGACCATCTGATTGGCGTACAAGAGatcaacaacaaccacaacaacaagaaATACGTCGTGAAATACCCAAGCGTGAAGA aagagAAGAACAGCCAAAACGTGATGAACCCCCACGTGAAGCTCCTGAAGATGATGGAGGTTGGTCCAAAGTGAGCAACAAacgttaa
- the LOC122848510 gene encoding uncharacterized protein LOC122848510: MTSMFRRGTIFATFFLSLIGGGLVCTALVTQHWVEAKTWRTANPYESSGNVHYGLLQGKKELNVAYGLRTHHVSIAQMIKQDPMVMNWSLWMATLITTISALVAAALSALLAVLNTATTPRSKIFSVPGVYLINTLTFLLCMTSAGTWLAQYSTKLYNNVLSKEDINNTWTSEGTAELGYSFWLVVCAGFVHLISIALVAWGSGRIKDERLEAMPALEEKTAAAIMLY; encoded by the exons ATGACGTCAATGTTTAGAAGGGGTACAATATTTGcgacattttttttgtcacttaTTGGAGGTGGTCTTGTTTGTACAGCATTGGTAACACAACACTGGGTTGAAGCAAAAACATGGAGAACAGCAAATCCATATGAAAGTTCTGGAAATGTACATTATGGTTTGCTTCAAGGAAAAAAAGAACTTAATGTTGCTTATGGATTACGAACTCATCATGTCTCAA TTGCTCAAATGATTAAACAAGATCCAATGGTGATGAATTGGAGTCTCTGGATGGCGACCCTCATAACAACAATATCAGCATTAGTTGCTGCAGCACTATCAGCACTTCTTGCTGTATTAAATACAGCAACAACACCaagaagtaaaatattttcagttcctggtgtttatttaataaatacactaACAT tcTTACTGTGCATGACAAGTGCTGGTACCTGGTTAGCACAATACTCGACGAAATTGTACAACAATGTATTGTCAAAAGAGGATATAAACAACACATGGACAAGTGAGGGTACTGCTGAACTTGGCTACTCATTttg GCTTGTTGTCTGTGCTGGATTTGTTCATCTTATCAGTATTGCACTGGTGGCTTGGGGATCTGGAAGAATCAAAGATGAACGTCTTGAAGCCATGCCTGCACTTGAGGAAAAAACTGCTGCGGCCATAATGctctattaa